Proteins from a genomic interval of Thermanaerothrix sp.:
- a CDS encoding YerC/YecD family TrpR-related protein: protein MTDRWKDKLTDQLCRAILALKEEDEVYRFLEDVATIGEIRAFAQRLEVARLLSENMTYPQIAQRTGASTATISRVKKFLDYGADGYKTALSRLKDRDKPKG from the coding sequence GTGACCGACCGGTGGAAAGACAAGCTAACGGATCAGCTGTGCAGAGCAATTCTAGCTCTCAAAGAAGAGGACGAGGTTTATCGTTTCCTTGAAGACGTGGCCACCATAGGGGAGATCAGGGCCTTTGCCCAGAGGCTTGAAGTGGCGAGGTTGCTCAGTGAAAACATGACATACCCTCAAATCGCCCAGAGAACCGGAGCGAGCACTGCCACCATAAGTCGAGTCAAGAAATTTCTTGATTACGGAGCAGACGGCTACAAAACCGCTCTCAGTAGGTTGAAGGATCGCGACAAGCCAAAAGGCTAA